In one Vulgatibacter incomptus genomic region, the following are encoded:
- a CDS encoding DUF1501 domain-containing protein, whose translation MERRDFLKLAAGAGLALSFPAGIRRAEAASVDYRGPLWVFVNADGGWDPTSLCDPKGRLSADEASPVNKSYGVGDILTAGNIRYAPVGGNQAFFEKHWKRLLVVNGLDTETNSHDSGQRNVWSGSLQEGLPALAALVAGGLGKDKPMAFLSSGGFDDTAGLVALSRAGNMGALSRIAFPNRSDPNNPDSFIHSQSTSERIAKAQEERIQSLLQRERLPRVRRSLSMLVNARAGQDELQRLSEMLPSPLDDSNNPLKRQAQVAVAAYRAGITVSANLNLGGFDTHGNHDATHIPRLQMLLEGVDFLLAEAEDKGIADRIVVAVGSDFGRTPSYNSDNGKDHWSITSMMLIGAGIPGNRVVGATDERHRPLTVDPRTLQLDARGIRLKPVHVHRALRRLAGVDRLDAASRFPLAGEDLPILG comes from the coding sequence ATGGAACGTCGAGATTTTCTCAAGCTGGCAGCCGGCGCCGGACTGGCGCTCTCCTTCCCTGCGGGGATCCGCCGCGCCGAGGCGGCGAGCGTCGATTACCGGGGGCCGCTCTGGGTCTTCGTTAACGCCGACGGCGGCTGGGATCCCACCAGCCTCTGCGATCCAAAGGGCAGGCTCTCGGCCGACGAGGCCAGCCCGGTCAACAAGTCGTACGGCGTCGGTGACATCCTGACGGCGGGCAACATCCGGTACGCGCCGGTCGGCGGCAACCAGGCCTTCTTCGAGAAGCACTGGAAGCGGTTGCTCGTGGTGAACGGACTCGACACCGAGACCAACAGCCACGACAGCGGCCAGCGCAACGTCTGGAGCGGCAGCCTCCAGGAAGGGCTGCCGGCCCTCGCGGCGCTGGTGGCGGGCGGCCTCGGCAAGGACAAGCCGATGGCGTTCCTGAGCAGCGGCGGCTTCGACGACACCGCCGGGCTGGTCGCGCTGAGCCGCGCGGGCAACATGGGCGCCCTCTCGCGCATCGCCTTCCCGAACCGCTCGGACCCGAACAACCCCGATTCGTTCATCCACTCGCAGTCGACGAGCGAGCGGATCGCGAAGGCGCAGGAGGAGCGGATCCAGTCGCTCCTCCAGAGGGAGCGGCTCCCCAGGGTGCGCCGCTCGCTCTCGATGCTCGTCAACGCCCGCGCCGGGCAGGACGAGCTGCAGCGCCTGTCGGAGATGCTGCCGTCGCCCCTCGACGACTCCAACAACCCCCTGAAGCGCCAGGCCCAGGTCGCGGTCGCAGCCTACCGCGCCGGGATCACCGTGAGCGCGAACCTCAACCTCGGCGGCTTCGACACCCACGGGAACCACGACGCCACCCACATCCCGCGGCTGCAGATGCTCCTCGAGGGCGTCGACTTCCTCCTCGCCGAGGCAGAGGACAAGGGGATCGCCGATCGGATCGTCGTCGCGGTTGGCTCGGACTTCGGCCGCACGCCGTCGTACAACTCGGACAACGGCAAGGACCACTGGTCGATCACGAGCATGATGCTGATCGGCGCCGGCATCCCGGGGAACCGAGTGGTCGGCGCCACCGATGAGCGGCACCGCCCGCTGACGGTCGATCCGCGGACCCTGCAGCTCGACGCCCGCGGCATCCGCCTCAAGCCGGTGCACGTCCACCGCGCGCTGCGGCGGCTCGCAGGCGTCGACCGCCTGGACGCCGCGAGCCGCTTCCCCCTCGCCGGAGAGGACCTGCCCATCCTCGGTTGA
- a CDS encoding DUF1588 domain-containing protein, translated as MRHGFLRTTALALAAALIGACGSDKSGGDEECLSNDRFFAKKVWAPILSEKCYACHNSAGQANKSNMVLQPATQTGFMEANFAKVAHIASYEIRGTSLLLLKPSNQIEHGGGLQIAKDGPEYKALQELIGRLANPVTCGSPDLSGFYRGLDILDARSTLRKAALAIVGRLPTEEEDARVATVGESAIESIVDEMMTEESFFDRLKVAFNDRLLTDRYVLGNRAVDLLDAADFPNRRWHVDLDEATTDPELFAKAKRWTNESVAREPLELVAHVVRNDRPFGEILTADYRLVNPFSAKVYGMDDLRFKDPLDPREWREGRLKEGELAGVLGSPMFLNRFPTTSTNRNRKRARMVYQFFLATDLLKLAERPVDPTSIEDFNPTMYNPNCTVCHNNMDPVAGAFQNWDERGRYRPPADGWHKDMLPPGFKDRTIPFEQRRQSLPWLGKEIAADPLFATSTVYTAYTMLTGQAPLTPPADPLAPDYELRQDAYEAQNELFKEIATAFTRENQNFKGVVKRLVMSPWFRAYNVMAGKEEAFDDVGTARFLGPEQLNAKIWATTGFPWRVWGDTPDYLTDRNQYLIFYGGIDSEAVTDRISAPNGVMANVAQRMANEVACWFVPWDLTAPAHERKLLPLVELGYEPEDANGFEIPGAVDAIRENIRYLHQRLLGETLPVGDPELERSYRLFVDTWRDGRDAVAKNAESRWLPGNCRANREFWTREPLPDALKVEDDSRYTIRAWMAVTTYLLSDYKFLHE; from the coding sequence ATGCGACATGGGTTTCTGAGGACGACAGCGCTCGCGCTGGCCGCCGCGCTGATCGGGGCGTGCGGCAGTGACAAATCCGGCGGGGACGAGGAGTGCCTCTCCAACGACCGCTTCTTCGCCAAGAAGGTCTGGGCGCCGATCCTCTCGGAGAAGTGCTACGCCTGCCACAACTCGGCAGGTCAGGCGAACAAATCCAACATGGTGTTGCAGCCGGCTACACAGACCGGCTTCATGGAGGCCAACTTCGCCAAGGTCGCCCACATCGCGAGCTACGAGATCCGGGGCACTTCGCTGCTGCTGCTCAAGCCGAGCAACCAGATCGAGCACGGCGGCGGCTTGCAGATCGCGAAGGATGGCCCGGAGTACAAGGCCCTCCAGGAGCTGATCGGCCGCCTCGCGAACCCCGTCACCTGCGGCTCGCCGGATCTGTCGGGCTTCTATCGCGGCCTGGACATCCTCGACGCACGGTCCACCCTCCGCAAGGCCGCGCTCGCCATAGTAGGCCGCCTCCCCACCGAGGAGGAGGACGCGCGGGTGGCGACGGTCGGGGAATCGGCGATCGAGTCGATCGTCGACGAGATGATGACGGAGGAGTCGTTCTTCGACCGCCTCAAGGTGGCCTTCAACGATCGCCTCCTCACGGATCGCTACGTGCTGGGCAACCGCGCCGTCGACCTCCTCGACGCCGCCGACTTCCCCAACCGCCGCTGGCACGTCGACCTCGACGAGGCGACGACCGATCCCGAGCTCTTCGCCAAGGCGAAGCGATGGACCAACGAGTCCGTCGCGCGGGAGCCGCTGGAGCTGGTGGCGCACGTGGTCCGGAACGACCGGCCCTTCGGCGAGATCCTCACCGCCGACTACCGCCTCGTGAACCCGTTCTCCGCCAAGGTCTACGGGATGGACGACCTCCGGTTCAAGGATCCGCTGGATCCCAGGGAGTGGCGCGAGGGGCGGTTGAAGGAGGGTGAGCTGGCAGGCGTGCTCGGCTCGCCGATGTTCCTGAACCGCTTCCCCACCACGTCGACGAACCGGAACCGTAAGCGCGCGCGGATGGTCTACCAGTTCTTCCTCGCGACCGACCTGCTGAAGCTCGCCGAGCGTCCCGTCGATCCCACGTCGATCGAGGACTTCAACCCGACGATGTACAACCCGAACTGCACCGTGTGTCACAACAACATGGACCCGGTGGCGGGCGCGTTCCAGAACTGGGACGAGCGCGGGCGGTACCGCCCTCCGGCGGACGGCTGGCACAAGGACATGCTCCCGCCCGGCTTCAAGGATCGCACGATCCCCTTCGAGCAGCGGCGCCAGAGCCTTCCCTGGCTCGGGAAGGAGATCGCGGCGGATCCGCTCTTCGCGACCTCGACGGTCTACACCGCGTACACGATGCTCACCGGCCAGGCGCCGCTGACGCCGCCGGCCGATCCGCTCGCTCCCGACTACGAGCTGCGGCAGGACGCCTACGAGGCGCAGAACGAGCTCTTCAAGGAGATCGCGACCGCGTTCACGCGGGAGAACCAGAACTTCAAGGGGGTGGTGAAGCGGCTGGTGATGAGCCCGTGGTTCCGTGCCTACAACGTGATGGCCGGGAAGGAGGAGGCGTTCGACGACGTGGGGACGGCGCGCTTCCTGGGCCCCGAGCAGCTCAACGCGAAGATCTGGGCGACGACCGGCTTCCCGTGGCGCGTCTGGGGTGACACGCCCGACTACCTCACGGACCGCAACCAGTACCTGATCTTCTACGGCGGCATCGACTCGGAGGCCGTCACCGACCGCATCTCGGCGCCGAACGGCGTGATGGCCAACGTGGCGCAGAGGATGGCGAACGAGGTGGCGTGCTGGTTCGTGCCCTGGGACCTCACCGCTCCTGCGCACGAGCGCAAGCTCCTCCCGCTGGTGGAGCTCGGCTACGAGCCGGAGGACGCGAACGGCTTCGAGATCCCCGGCGCAGTGGACGCGATCCGAGAGAACATCCGCTACCTGCACCAGCGGTTGCTGGGCGAGACCCTTCCCGTGGGCGATCCCGAGCTCGAGCGCTCCTACCGGCTCTTCGTCGACACCTGGAGGGACGGGCGGGACGCCGTCGCCAAGAACGCCGAGAGCCGCTGGCTGCCCGGGAACTGCCGCGCGAACCGGGAGTTCTGGACCCGCGAGCCCCTCCCCGACGCCCTCAAGGTCGAGGACGACAGCCGGTACACGATCCGCGCCTGGATGGCGGTCACCACCTATCTGCTGAGCGACTACAAGTTCCTCCACGAGTAG
- a CDS encoding low molecular weight protein-tyrosine-phosphatase — MRSAPLPDRPFRVLFVCLGNICRSPLAEGLFRRHVEEAGLAGRIEIASAGTGAWHVGKPPDKRMCATASKRGVDISHQRARHLCAEDLRRSDLVLAMDRENLANIRALGSADLSSNVVLFRHFDPEPGTGEVPDPYYGGDEGFAEVFDIVDRTSRALLGELRREHGF, encoded by the coding sequence ATGCGTTCCGCTCCCCTGCCCGACCGACCGTTTCGCGTTCTCTTCGTCTGCCTCGGCAACATCTGCCGCAGCCCGCTCGCCGAGGGCCTCTTTCGCCGGCACGTGGAGGAGGCAGGCCTGGCCGGCCGCATCGAGATCGCCTCGGCCGGCACCGGCGCCTGGCACGTGGGCAAGCCGCCCGACAAGCGCATGTGTGCCACCGCCAGCAAGCGAGGTGTGGACATCTCCCACCAGCGAGCACGGCACCTGTGCGCCGAGGACCTGCGCCGGTCCGACCTCGTCCTCGCGATGGATCGCGAGAACCTCGCGAACATCCGGGCCCTCGGCTCGGCCGATCTCTCCTCGAACGTCGTCCTCTTCCGCCACTTCGATCCGGAGCCGGGCACCGGCGAGGTCCCCGACCCCTACTACGGCGGCGACGAGGGCTTCGCCGAGGTCTTCGACATCGTCGACCGCACGTCACGGGCGCTGCTGGGCGAGCTGCGAAGGGAACACGGATTCTGA
- a CDS encoding GAF domain-containing sensor histidine kinase gives MNSSLTLAEVLQVVAEQARLVVGCHQSITSFTAGEDLSQAVNAISLSDKYAAWRTYDEKPDGTGIYRLVVEKNRPYRLTQEELESHPAFRGFSWAAARHPPMRGWLAVPIVDRRGENIGIIQLSDKFEGEFDEEDEQILVQLAQIAAVATDNARLYEAEKAGKKRAERSVKAREAFISIASHELRTPITTLGLQLDQIDLAIRKLPGGERFEPKLAVARRQLEKLNGLVTELVDVSRARAGRLDLQLEDVDLGEVAAEVVERMGEQAKLAGCAIALEAPAGIVGRWDRIRLDQVITNLLSNALKYGAGKPVKVAGSGDAAMAHLVVVDHGIGIAPEDQDRVFEPFERIKTMRAGGLGLGLWIVRQIVDRFGGRIRVESELGHGATFCVDIPRAGNPVDEDRVEPT, from the coding sequence ATGAACTCCTCCCTGACGCTCGCCGAGGTCCTCCAGGTCGTCGCCGAGCAAGCGCGGCTGGTCGTGGGCTGCCACCAGTCCATCACCAGCTTCACCGCTGGTGAAGACCTCTCCCAGGCCGTCAACGCCATCTCGCTCTCCGACAAGTACGCGGCCTGGCGCACCTACGACGAGAAGCCCGACGGGACCGGAATCTATCGCCTCGTCGTCGAGAAGAACCGCCCCTATCGGCTCACGCAGGAGGAGCTCGAGAGCCATCCGGCATTCCGCGGGTTCAGCTGGGCTGCGGCGCGCCATCCTCCCATGAGGGGATGGCTCGCCGTGCCGATCGTCGATCGGCGTGGCGAGAACATCGGGATCATCCAGCTCTCCGACAAGTTCGAGGGGGAGTTCGACGAGGAGGACGAGCAGATCCTCGTCCAGCTCGCGCAGATCGCCGCGGTGGCCACCGACAACGCGCGCCTCTACGAGGCCGAGAAGGCGGGAAAGAAGCGGGCGGAGCGCTCCGTGAAGGCCCGCGAGGCCTTCATCTCCATCGCGTCCCACGAGCTCCGGACGCCGATCACGACGCTGGGGCTCCAGCTCGACCAGATCGACCTGGCGATTCGGAAGCTCCCGGGCGGCGAACGATTCGAACCCAAGCTCGCCGTCGCACGACGCCAGCTCGAGAAGCTCAACGGCCTGGTCACCGAGCTCGTCGACGTCTCTCGGGCCCGGGCCGGGCGCCTCGACCTGCAGCTCGAGGACGTCGACCTGGGCGAGGTCGCGGCCGAAGTGGTCGAGCGCATGGGCGAGCAGGCCAAGCTCGCCGGATGCGCCATCGCGCTCGAAGCGCCCGCCGGGATCGTGGGCAGGTGGGACCGAATCCGCCTCGACCAGGTGATCACCAACCTCCTCTCGAACGCGCTCAAATACGGCGCCGGCAAGCCGGTGAAGGTCGCGGGGAGCGGCGACGCCGCCATGGCGCACCTGGTCGTCGTGGACCACGGAATCGGCATCGCGCCGGAGGATCAGGACCGCGTGTTCGAGCCGTTCGAGAGGATCAAGACGATGCGTGCAGGCGGCCTCGGCCTGGGCCTCTGGATCGTCCGGCAGATCGTCGACCGGTTTGGTGGGCGGATCCGGGTCGAGAGCGAGCTCGGCCACGGCGCGACGTTCTGCGTCGACATTCCGCGCGCCGGAAACCCCGTCGACGAGGATCGCGTCGAACCGACCTGA
- a CDS encoding methyltransferase, producing MRAVVVTAPDSTPRKDRVRRAFSAAAASYDEGAGAQQEVASRVAALVLEAPPAAGARILEIGCGTGLLTKRLVSALPDRRFWVTDLSPAMLERCREQVGEAEGRIFRVMDGEWPDLEEGGFDLVVSSFAFQWFDDLGAGLARLSACLRPGGRMVFSIPGAETFHEWRRFLRSEGIPSGIGRFPSRHELARMATVVAEEQLEARFDGGLAFVRHLEAIGARVAEEGYRPMPSGALRRLLRSFDGRVSYHVLIGELVAGR from the coding sequence GTGAGAGCGGTCGTGGTGACGGCGCCCGATTCGACTCCGCGTAAGGACCGCGTGCGCCGTGCGTTCTCGGCGGCAGCCGCGAGCTACGACGAAGGCGCGGGCGCCCAGCAGGAGGTCGCGAGCCGGGTCGCCGCGCTGGTGCTCGAGGCGCCCCCTGCCGCTGGCGCCCGGATCCTCGAGATCGGGTGCGGGACGGGGCTCCTCACGAAGCGGCTCGTGTCGGCGCTGCCCGATCGCCGCTTCTGGGTGACCGATCTGTCTCCGGCGATGCTCGAGCGTTGCAGGGAGCAGGTCGGCGAAGCCGAGGGCCGGATCTTCCGCGTGATGGACGGCGAGTGGCCGGACCTCGAGGAGGGCGGCTTCGACCTCGTCGTGTCCAGCTTCGCCTTCCAGTGGTTCGACGACCTCGGCGCCGGCCTGGCCCGCCTCTCGGCCTGCTTGCGGCCCGGCGGACGGATGGTCTTCTCCATCCCGGGGGCCGAGACCTTCCATGAATGGCGTCGGTTCCTCCGGTCCGAGGGGATCCCTTCGGGCATCGGCCGATTCCCTTCGAGGCACGAGCTGGCGCGGATGGCCACGGTGGTCGCCGAGGAGCAGCTAGAGGCCCGCTTCGACGGCGGTCTCGCGTTCGTGCGGCACCTCGAGGCGATCGGCGCCCGCGTCGCGGAGGAGGGCTACCGCCCGATGCCCTCTGGAGCGCTCCGGCGCCTGCTGCGCAGCTTCGACGGACGGGTGAGCTACCACGTGCTCATCGGCGAGCTCGTCGCCGGGCGCTGA
- a CDS encoding alpha/beta fold hydrolase: MNRPLVVLAHGWGFAPSFWAPMSAALRGVETVAVDLGFRGPPSLPELPADRPLVGVGHSLGFAWLLRERPWDGLVAINGFPRFTRGEGFPEGVHPRLLDRMRSRLRERPAEVAGDFLRRCGVDDPEVHDLAPDRLAEGLDWLAEWDLREALGAHHGALLALAGDADPIVPEAMSRASFPAGCLRVREEAGHLLPWSHPEWCASELDAFLRGLS, from the coding sequence ATGAACCGGCCCCTCGTCGTCCTGGCGCACGGGTGGGGATTCGCCCCCTCCTTCTGGGCTCCGATGAGCGCCGCCCTCCGCGGCGTCGAGACGGTCGCGGTGGACCTCGGCTTTCGCGGCCCGCCCTCGTTGCCCGAGCTCCCGGCCGATCGCCCGCTCGTCGGCGTCGGCCACTCGCTGGGATTCGCTTGGCTGCTCCGGGAACGCCCATGGGACGGGCTGGTCGCGATCAACGGATTCCCGCGGTTCACGCGCGGCGAGGGTTTTCCCGAAGGCGTCCACCCGCGCCTCCTCGACCGGATGCGATCGCGTCTCCGCGAGCGCCCCGCGGAGGTGGCTGGCGACTTCCTCCGGCGCTGCGGCGTCGACGATCCCGAAGTTCACGATCTCGCGCCCGACCGGCTCGCCGAGGGCCTCGACTGGCTGGCGGAGTGGGACCTGCGAGAGGCGCTCGGCGCGCACCACGGCGCGCTCCTCGCGCTCGCGGGTGATGCAGATCCGATCGTGCCCGAGGCGATGAGCCGCGCGAGCTTTCCCGCCGGCTGCCTGCGTGTGCGGGAGGAGGCGGGCCACCTCCTGCCTTGGAGCCATCCGGAATGGTGTGCGTCGGAGCTGGACGCGTTTCTGCGGGGGCTCTCGTGA
- the bioF gene encoding 8-amino-7-oxononanoate synthase: MALDRIWIDALANLESAGRLRALRAVERLEGGRVSHGGRTLLDFSSNDYLGLSRHPELARRAADFAQRWGAGASSSRLISGNLEPFAQVEEKVAAAKGTEAAMVLASGWQTNAGVLPALFDARILGKEPLVFSDKLNHASIHQGCRAAGVRQLRFRHLDLDHLEALLIRHQADSAPKFVVSESVFSMDGDQADVPALVALAERFGAFLYLDEAHATGVLGKDGFGLAAGLGDRIGLVMGTFSKALGGFGGYVACSKPLRDYLVNRCSGLVYSTGLPPAVLGAMDAALDLVPTMGADRLRLQRNAASFRDRLRAAGIDVGPSTTQIVPAIVGADRLAVAIARRLEEEGFMAAAIRPPTVPEGTSRLRFSLSAAHRSEDVERLADATIAALQDLA; the protein is encoded by the coding sequence ATGGCCTTGGACCGGATTTGGATCGACGCGCTCGCGAACCTCGAGAGCGCAGGGAGGCTCCGGGCGCTCCGCGCGGTGGAGCGCCTTGAGGGCGGCCGCGTCTCCCACGGCGGCCGGACCCTCTTGGACTTCTCGTCCAACGACTACCTGGGCCTATCGCGCCATCCGGAGCTCGCGCGCCGGGCCGCGGATTTCGCCCAGCGGTGGGGCGCCGGGGCCTCGTCGTCGCGGCTCATCAGCGGCAACCTCGAACCCTTCGCGCAGGTCGAGGAGAAGGTGGCGGCCGCCAAGGGCACCGAGGCGGCGATGGTCCTTGCCTCGGGCTGGCAGACCAACGCCGGCGTGCTCCCGGCGCTCTTCGACGCTCGGATCCTCGGCAAGGAGCCGCTGGTCTTCAGCGACAAGCTGAACCACGCGAGCATCCACCAGGGATGCCGGGCGGCGGGCGTCCGCCAGCTCCGGTTCCGCCACCTCGACCTCGATCACCTCGAGGCCCTGCTGATCCGGCACCAGGCGGACTCCGCCCCCAAGTTCGTCGTCTCCGAGTCCGTCTTCAGCATGGACGGCGACCAGGCCGACGTCCCCGCCCTGGTGGCGCTCGCGGAGCGATTCGGCGCGTTCCTCTACCTGGACGAGGCCCACGCGACGGGCGTGCTGGGCAAGGACGGCTTCGGACTCGCCGCGGGCCTCGGCGACCGGATCGGCCTCGTGATGGGCACCTTCAGCAAGGCGCTCGGTGGATTCGGCGGCTACGTGGCGTGCTCGAAGCCGCTGCGGGACTACCTGGTGAATCGCTGCTCGGGCCTCGTCTACTCGACGGGTTTGCCGCCGGCGGTCCTAGGCGCGATGGACGCCGCCCTCGATCTCGTCCCGACGATGGGCGCCGACCGCCTCCGCCTGCAACGGAACGCCGCGTCCTTCAGGGATCGGCTGCGCGCCGCCGGCATCGACGTGGGCCCGTCCACCACCCAGATCGTGCCGGCGATCGTCGGCGCCGATCGCCTCGCGGTCGCCATCGCGCGAAGGCTGGAAGAGGAGGGCTTCATGGCCGCCGCGATCCGGCCGCCGACCGTCCCGGAGGGCACGAGCCGCCTGCGCTTCTCGCTGAGCGCTGCCCACCGGAGCGAGGACGTGGAGCGCCTCGCGGACGCGACGATCGCGGCGCTGCAGGATCTGGCATGA
- a CDS encoding VOC family protein: MKRDFRILGLQQIAVGGKDKAALRRLWVDLLGLQPSGTFRSERENVDEDITTLGVGPFRVEVDLMQPIDPEKKPKVDDPPLNHLGLWVDDLRAAVASLEAQGMRFTPGGIRKGAAGHDVCFIHPKASAELPLSGEGVLIELVQAPPDVIAAFDAAGA, translated from the coding sequence ATGAAGAGAGACTTCCGGATCCTCGGGCTGCAGCAGATCGCGGTTGGCGGCAAGGACAAGGCCGCGCTCCGCCGCCTCTGGGTGGACCTGCTGGGCCTCCAGCCCTCGGGGACCTTCCGCAGCGAGCGCGAGAACGTCGACGAGGACATCACCACCCTCGGCGTCGGGCCCTTCCGGGTGGAGGTCGACCTCATGCAGCCGATCGACCCCGAGAAGAAGCCCAAGGTCGACGACCCCCCGCTGAACCACCTGGGCCTCTGGGTGGACGATCTGCGCGCGGCCGTCGCGTCCCTCGAGGCACAGGGGATGCGCTTCACGCCCGGCGGGATCCGCAAGGGCGCCGCGGGCCACGACGTCTGCTTCATCCATCCGAAGGCGAGCGCCGAGCTCCCCCTGTCGGGCGAGGGCGTGCTCATCGAGCTGGTACAGGCACCTCCCGACGTGATCGCGGCCTTCGACGCCGCGGGCGCTTGA
- the hxpB gene encoding hexitol phosphatase HxpB: MIRAAIFDMDGLLIDSEPFWQEAELEVFGDLGVPITREACVETRGLRLDEVVALWSRRYPWQGPSLAEVHGRILEAMASLIRARGGPMPGALEAIELMRRRFGPVAIATSSPPMLIEAVLEKLGLGGAFDVVHSAQGEPYGKPHPAVFLSAARLLDLPPTDCVALEDSLAGVIAAKSARMACIAVPEEAQRTDPRFSIADRVLPSLVELPRVEWDAIAVARR; the protein is encoded by the coding sequence TTGATCCGGGCAGCGATCTTCGACATGGACGGCCTCCTCATCGACTCCGAGCCGTTCTGGCAGGAGGCCGAGCTGGAGGTCTTCGGCGACCTCGGCGTGCCGATCACGCGGGAGGCCTGCGTGGAGACCCGGGGTCTCCGGCTGGACGAGGTGGTCGCGCTCTGGAGCCGGCGCTATCCCTGGCAGGGCCCGAGCCTCGCCGAGGTGCACGGGCGAATCCTCGAGGCGATGGCGTCGCTCATCCGCGCGAGGGGCGGGCCGATGCCGGGCGCACTGGAGGCGATCGAGCTCATGAGGCGGCGCTTCGGCCCGGTGGCGATCGCGACGTCGTCGCCGCCGATGCTGATCGAGGCCGTGCTCGAGAAGCTGGGCCTCGGTGGCGCCTTCGACGTGGTCCACTCGGCGCAGGGCGAACCCTACGGAAAGCCACATCCGGCGGTCTTTCTCTCGGCGGCGAGGCTGCTGGACCTGCCGCCGACCGACTGTGTCGCCCTGGAGGACTCGCTGGCCGGCGTGATCGCCGCGAAGTCGGCGAGGATGGCCTGCATCGCGGTGCCCGAGGAGGCGCAGCGCACCGACCCGCGCTTCTCGATCGCGGATCGCGTCCTGCCCTCGCTCGTCGAGCTGCCGCGGGTCGAGTGGGACGCGATCGCCGTCGCGCGGCGGTGA
- a CDS encoding Ig-like domain-containing protein, which translates to MKRIIVLLPLLVAFGCSSDKKESAISRIEIDPSELVLDEQDTRPLIATAFAKDGTVVEDVTLVWASSDSEIVSVTKEGLVKGETFGKATITASAGGAEGSIEIVVNEVEPVSIGIVPKTLRVPVDGTLQIVAELKSANGRLLKRRNLEWTSSDPSTIDIDPTGLATGRKLNATPVTVTATFGDLTTTSSARTVHRFAQLVAGDRHTCALTLGGAAWCWGSNAAGALGSEGARSNLPVRFGAEQAFSELAAGGDRTCGVSAEGKVFCWGGGAAVAAVQTPPLHSLTMGQGHTCGLTDEGKAWCWGSDSHGQTGNGSQQETAQPAEVKGGMIFDAIAAGGDTTCGVDDAGKAWCWGSDSMGQLGKSSAGSDAANPEQVSGGRFFTYIALGSAHACGMEINGAVWCWGSNNHGQLGRGTAGGSAPAKVSGSRSFVALAAGSGFSSAIAQDGEGFAWGENNLGQLGVGDSRDKNAPEAFTGAFRWQQIVHGGSHACGINVDGLTYCWGSNDNGQAGIGEDDLSLFAATIGYGQEPLGAN; encoded by the coding sequence ATGAAGCGAATCATCGTCCTTCTTCCGTTGCTCGTCGCCTTCGGCTGCTCGAGCGACAAGAAGGAGTCCGCCATCTCGCGCATCGAGATCGATCCTTCCGAGCTCGTGCTCGACGAGCAGGATACCCGGCCCCTGATCGCGACGGCGTTTGCGAAGGACGGCACGGTGGTCGAGGACGTGACGCTCGTCTGGGCCTCGAGCGACTCCGAGATCGTCTCGGTGACCAAGGAAGGGCTGGTCAAGGGCGAGACCTTCGGCAAGGCGACGATCACCGCTTCGGCCGGCGGCGCCGAAGGCTCGATCGAGATCGTGGTCAACGAGGTGGAGCCGGTCTCCATCGGCATCGTGCCGAAGACGCTCCGGGTCCCGGTCGACGGAACGCTGCAGATCGTCGCGGAGCTCAAGTCGGCGAACGGCCGGCTCCTCAAGCGCCGGAACCTCGAGTGGACCTCGAGCGATCCGTCCACCATCGACATCGACCCGACCGGCCTGGCCACCGGTCGAAAGCTGAACGCGACGCCGGTCACGGTCACCGCCACCTTCGGGGACCTCACCACGACCTCGTCGGCGCGCACGGTCCACCGGTTCGCGCAGCTCGTCGCGGGCGACCGCCACACCTGCGCGCTCACCCTGGGTGGCGCCGCCTGGTGCTGGGGCTCCAACGCGGCCGGCGCGCTCGGCAGTGAGGGCGCCCGCTCGAACCTGCCGGTCCGCTTCGGCGCCGAGCAGGCGTTCTCGGAGCTCGCCGCCGGCGGAGACCGGACCTGCGGGGTCTCGGCGGAAGGCAAGGTCTTCTGCTGGGGCGGAGGCGCCGCCGTCGCGGCGGTCCAGACGCCTCCGCTCCACAGCCTCACCATGGGCCAGGGCCACACCTGCGGCCTGACCGACGAGGGGAAGGCCTGGTGCTGGGGCAGCGACTCCCACGGGCAGACCGGAAACGGGAGCCAGCAGGAGACCGCCCAGCCGGCAGAGGTGAAGGGCGGCATGATCTTCGACGCGATCGCGGCGGGCGGTGATACCACCTGCGGCGTCGACGACGCCGGCAAGGCCTGGTGCTGGGGCAGCGACTCGATGGGCCAGCTCGGCAAGAGCTCGGCGGGCTCGGACGCGGCGAATCCCGAGCAGGTCTCGGGCGGTCGCTTCTTCACGTACATCGCCCTGGGCTCCGCGCACGCGTGCGGGATGGAGATCAATGGAGCGGTCTGGTGCTGGGGCTCCAACAACCACGGTCAGCTCGGGCGTGGGACCGCCGGCGGTTCGGCTCCGGCCAAGGTCTCCGGCTCGAGGAGCTTCGTCGCCCTCGCCGCCGGATCGGGCTTCAGCTCGGCCATCGCGCAGGACGGGGAGGGCTTCGCCTGGGGCGAGAACAACCTCGGGCAGCTCGGGGTGGGGGATTCGCGCGACAAGAACGCTCCCGAAGCGTTCACGGGCGCCTTCCGCTGGCAGCAGATCGTGCACGGCGGCTCCCACGCGTGCGGCATCAACGTGGACGGCCTCACCTATTGCTGGGGCAGCAACGACAATGGCCAGGCGGGGATCGGGGAGGACGATCTGAGCCTCTTCGCTGCGACCATCGGCTACGGTCAGGAGCCCCTCGGCGCCAACTGA